A region of [Bacteroides] pectinophilus DNA encodes the following proteins:
- a CDS encoding NCS2 family permease has product MFEKFFKLKENGTDVKTEVIAGLTTFMTMAYILAVNPNILSVAGMDKQALLIATALAAFVGTVLMALLANYPFALAPGLGLNAYFAYTVCGTMGYHWTIALAAVFVEGIIFIILSVTSVREAIFNAIPMTLKSAVSVGIGLFVAFIGLQDAKLIVNSDSTLVTYQTFKGETFHSVGVGAILALVGVFITAILLIKNVKGGILIGIIATWVLGMICEACGIYVPDPAAGMYSTIPSSIVSFDFTPFKETFGAVFRADFHSIKLVDFIVVMFAFLFVDMFDTIGTLIGVSSKADMLDENGKLPRIKPALLSDAIATCVGAVFGTSTTTTFVESASGVTAGGRTGLTSIVTAVLFLLSIVFSPLFLTIPSFAIAPALIIVGFYMMGAVAKINFEDMSDAIPAFLCIVAMPLAYSISEGISVGVISWTLINLVTGKAKEKKISIVMYVLTVLFILKYILL; this is encoded by the coding sequence ATGTTTGAAAAGTTTTTCAAACTTAAGGAGAATGGTACGGATGTAAAGACAGAAGTCATCGCAGGTCTTACAACATTCATGACAATGGCTTACATCCTTGCCGTTAATCCTAACATCCTGTCTGTGGCAGGAATGGACAAGCAGGCACTGCTTATTGCAACAGCACTTGCAGCATTTGTAGGTACGGTACTTATGGCACTGCTGGCCAATTATCCGTTTGCACTTGCACCGGGACTTGGACTTAATGCATATTTTGCGTATACAGTCTGCGGAACAATGGGATATCATTGGACTATAGCACTTGCAGCAGTATTTGTAGAAGGTATCATATTCATAATACTTTCAGTAACTAGTGTAAGAGAGGCTATTTTCAATGCCATTCCTATGACACTTAAGTCGGCAGTAAGCGTAGGCATCGGTCTTTTTGTAGCTTTCATCGGACTTCAGGATGCAAAGCTTATTGTTAACAGTGATTCTACACTTGTAACATACCAGACATTCAAGGGTGAGACATTCCATTCAGTTGGTGTTGGTGCCATACTTGCACTTGTCGGCGTTTTTATAACAGCAATACTTCTTATTAAGAATGTTAAGGGTGGTATCCTTATCGGAATTATCGCTACATGGGTTCTTGGTATGATCTGTGAAGCATGTGGAATATATGTACCTGATCCTGCGGCAGGAATGTACTCAACAATTCCGTCTTCAATCGTAAGTTTTGATTTTACTCCTTTTAAGGAGACATTTGGTGCGGTATTCAGAGCAGATTTCCATTCAATCAAGCTGGTTGATTTTATTGTTGTAATGTTTGCATTCTTATTTGTAGATATGTTTGATACAATCGGAACACTTATAGGTGTTTCATCTAAGGCAGATATGCTTGATGAGAACGGTAAGCTTCCACGCATTAAGCCGGCTCTGCTTTCAGATGCAATTGCTACATGCGTAGGTGCTGTATTTGGTACATCAACAACAACAACTTTCGTTGAGAGTGCTTCAGGTGTTACAGCAGGAGGACGTACAGGACTTACATCGATTGTAACCGCAGTATTATTCCTGCTCTCAATCGTATTCTCACCACTGTTCCTTACAATTCCATCATTTGCGATTGCACCGGCACTTATAATTGTCGGTTTCTATATGATGGGAGCTGTTGCCAAGATTAACTTTGAAGATATGTCAGATGCTATCCCTGCATTCCTTTGCATTGTTGCAATGCCACTTGCATACAGCATTTCAGAGGGTATCTCAGTAGGCGTTATCTCATGGACACTTATTAACCTTGTCACAGGTAAGGCTAAGGAGAAGAAGATAAGCATAGTTATGTACGTGCTTACGGTGCTTTTCATACTTAAGTATATACTTCTTTAA
- a CDS encoding MATE family efflux transporter, with protein sequence MSMSINQHFTPVKLIRFAAPSIIMMIFMSLYTIVDGIFISRFIGSNALSSLNIVFPVINIAIAISTMLATGGNAIISKYLGEGRRREASECLTMFVVVTVSASIVIMVLTFAFLTPISRLLGATDILLEDCRSYLATAIAFAPACMLQALFQSYLVTAGLPALGLCLTVIAGILNAVLDYIFIVVLGLGIGGAAAATGIGQCVPAAAGLIYFTFIGKTIHFTRFHLRIKELLAACYNGSSEMVTQLSNAVVTFLFNMVMMRLAGENGVAAITILLYGQYLFNAFYLGFTIGISPVVGFQFGAKRKNELKNIYRVSFIFVMCSSLLLTLAAIRLSTPIVSVFTHDAGTFALASSGFRIFAFNFLFSGFNIASSGFFTALSNGRVSAVISFARTLVFTVLSLLILPQIIGINGAWTAIPAAEFLTLILSAGMHLKYFIRNNKYNYFE encoded by the coding sequence ATGAGCATGTCAATAAACCAGCATTTTACGCCTGTAAAGCTTATCCGCTTTGCAGCGCCGTCAATTATAATGATGATATTTATGTCCCTCTACACAATTGTGGACGGCATTTTTATATCAAGATTCATCGGAAGCAATGCGCTTTCATCCCTGAATATAGTATTTCCTGTAATTAATATTGCAATTGCAATCTCCACAATGCTTGCGACAGGAGGCAATGCAATAATCAGCAAATATCTCGGTGAGGGACGCAGACGTGAGGCAAGTGAATGTCTGACAATGTTTGTTGTTGTGACGGTGTCTGCAAGCATTGTAATTATGGTTCTTACATTTGCATTTCTTACACCAATCTCACGTCTTCTCGGAGCAACCGATATTCTTCTTGAGGACTGCCGCAGCTACCTTGCGACTGCGATTGCATTTGCACCAGCATGCATGCTTCAGGCACTGTTCCAGTCCTACCTTGTAACAGCCGGTCTTCCTGCGCTCGGACTTTGCCTTACGGTGATTGCGGGAATCCTTAATGCGGTGCTTGATTATATATTCATCGTAGTGCTCGGTCTTGGAATTGGCGGCGCTGCCGCCGCTACAGGCATAGGTCAGTGTGTACCTGCCGCTGCGGGCCTTATATATTTTACATTTATCGGTAAGACAATACATTTCACACGCTTCCACTTGCGCATAAAAGAACTTTTGGCTGCCTGCTATAACGGTTCATCCGAAATGGTAACCCAGCTTTCCAATGCAGTTGTGACATTTCTCTTTAACATGGTAATGATGCGTCTTGCAGGTGAAAATGGTGTTGCCGCCATAACAATCCTTCTGTACGGCCAATACCTTTTTAATGCATTCTATCTTGGATTTACAATAGGAATCAGCCCTGTTGTAGGCTTTCAGTTTGGAGCAAAGAGAAAGAATGAACTTAAGAATATATACAGAGTATCTTTTATATTTGTGATGTGTTCATCGCTGCTGCTTACATTGGCTGCAATACGGCTGTCCACACCTATCGTATCCGTATTCACGCATGATGCCGGCACATTTGCACTGGCTTCATCAGGCTTCCGGATATTTGCCTTCAACTTTTTATTCAGTGGCTTTAACATTGCTTCATCCGGATTTTTTACCGCATTGTCCAATGGGCGTGTGTCTGCGGTCATATCATTTGCCCGCACACTCGTATTCACTGTGCTGTCACTGCTTATTCTGCCTCAGATTATAGGAATTAACGGTGCATGGACTGCCATACCGGCAGCAGAGTTCCTTACGCTCATACTGTCGGCCGGCATGCATTTGAAATATTTTATAAGAAATAACAAATATAATTACTTTGAATGA
- a CDS encoding methyl-accepting chemotaxis protein has translation MEMTGSIQHLIDDMSVLSENVLGECNTSKQNIVDGIDSMNELTDNSDRLNDRSSKVMVSMKSLQEKAEQVSEIIAMISDIAEQTNLLSLNASIEAARAGEAGRGFAVVAGEIKKLSEQTGEASARISRIILELEQETEIAGSSVADMNSVIEKQMECINVVNDKFRTLGSSLDALADSIDEQTHKAEEVRDANGKIMHSIEGLSAFSEELTANSESTRTRSEESYQGTLQINSILGEIAADISRLNG, from the coding sequence ATGGAGATGACAGGCAGCATCCAGCATCTTATTGATGATATGTCAGTATTGTCGGAAAATGTTCTCGGAGAATGTAATACCTCAAAGCAGAATATTGTTGACGGAATAGACAGTATGAATGAACTGACAGATAATTCAGACAGGCTTAACGACAGAAGTTCCAAGGTAATGGTATCCATGAAGAGTTTACAGGAGAAGGCTGAGCAGGTTAGCGAAATAATTGCAATGATATCAGATATTGCGGAACAGACAAATCTTCTTTCACTTAATGCATCAATTGAGGCAGCACGTGCAGGTGAAGCAGGAAGAGGCTTTGCAGTTGTTGCCGGTGAGATTAAGAAGTTATCCGAGCAGACGGGTGAAGCATCTGCCCGCATAAGCAGGATTATTCTTGAACTTGAGCAGGAAACGGAAATCGCAGGCAGCAGTGTGGCTGATATGAATTCCGTAATAGAAAAGCAGATGGAATGCATAAATGTTGTTAATGATAAGTTCAGAACGCTTGGCAGCAGCCTTGACGCACTTGCAGATTCAATTGACGAGCAGACGCACAAGGCGGAAGAGGTACGTGATGCCAACGGTAAGATTATGCACAGTATAGAAGGTCTCTCAGCCTTCAGCGAAGAACTTACGGCTAACTCAGAGTCAACCAGGACACGGTCTGAAGAGTCATATCAGGGAACTCTTCAGATTAACAGCATCCTCGGAGAGATAGCAGCGGATATAAGCAGGCTGAACGGATAG
- a CDS encoding DUF6033 family protein: MGMVSEFSNAANAASYASAVQSENTAQETSSSKRAAANVTGRTIGTPRLSDKAAKYYEQLQKKYSNMDFILVSEDQKEQAKSQASGYANASRMVVLIDEDKIERMAEDENYRAKYEQIIASSASGISQLKSSLSASGANVKGFGMQVNDNGTASYFAVLEKSSAAQKERIEKKAAEKKEAKKAADRKAEAKKAEKKRKDKLEEDDDDGDSDTITITASSIEDLIKKIGDYTQMSMSDNVLTDSEQKVGQHIDFKG, encoded by the coding sequence ATGGGTATGGTATCGGAATTTTCTAATGCTGCGAATGCAGCATCATATGCGTCAGCAGTGCAGTCAGAGAATACAGCACAGGAGACGTCATCATCTAAGAGAGCGGCTGCTAATGTAACCGGAAGAACAATCGGAACTCCAAGATTAAGTGATAAGGCAGCTAAGTATTATGAACAGCTGCAGAAGAAGTATTCCAATATGGATTTTATTCTTGTAAGTGAGGACCAGAAGGAACAGGCAAAGTCACAGGCGTCAGGCTATGCCAATGCCAGCAGAATGGTTGTCCTTATAGACGAGGATAAGATTGAGAGAATGGCAGAGGATGAGAATTACCGCGCGAAGTATGAGCAGATAATAGCCAGCTCAGCAAGCGGAATATCACAGCTTAAGAGCTCACTCTCAGCGTCAGGAGCTAATGTTAAGGGCTTCGGCATGCAGGTTAACGATAACGGAACTGCATCGTACTTTGCTGTTCTTGAGAAGTCATCAGCAGCACAGAAGGAGCGTATAGAGAAGAAGGCGGCTGAAAAGAAGGAAGCTAAGAAAGCAGCAGACAGGAAGGCCGAGGCTAAGAAGGCTGAGAAGAAGCGGAAGGATAAGCTGGAGGAGGATGATGATGACGGGGACAGTGACACAATAACAATAACTGCATCATCAATAGAGGATCTCATCAAGAAGATTGGTGATTACACACAGATGTCGATGAGTGACAATGTGCTTACCGATAGTGAACAGAAGGTCGGTCAGCACATAGACTTTAAGGGGTAG
- a CDS encoding putative ABC transporter permease — protein MAFTFYQLIFIILAYSFIGWVAETVAADLVYHRFVNRGFLNGPVCLIYGISAALMGIVFWELKDYTLYLFIGCAGLATIIQWFLGKTLEKLRKHRWWDYSGYRFNIDGYVCLRFSVLWGVLGTVSVKWLNGLLLDLLGLFPHFIVKVVMIVLVCILVVDMVTSVSASLYGEHKNVEDNDAGNVIHSGIINVTYRLGHFIVDRVERRVTGAYPKLNEERIETGAEESFASGCNFYKLFLLFVTGAFLGDIVETLFCRYTAGVWMSRSSVVWGPFSLVWGIAIALATAILHKDKDKPDSYIFMIGTILGGVYEYSCSVFTEIVFGKVFWDYSHIPFNIGGRVNLLYCFFWGIAAVVWIKWLYPPLSHLIESIPDKIGKIITWALVVFMACNIVVSMMALIRYDQRSNGTEASSSWQITMDRMYDDAAMQRIYPNAVSR, from the coding sequence ATGGCATTTACATTTTACCAGCTTATATTTATTATTCTGGCATACTCATTCATCGGATGGGTAGCGGAGACTGTAGCTGCTGATCTTGTATATCACAGATTTGTTAACAGGGGATTCCTCAATGGACCTGTATGTCTGATATATGGTATATCTGCAGCACTTATGGGAATTGTATTCTGGGAGCTTAAGGATTATACACTTTATCTTTTTATAGGATGTGCAGGCCTCGCAACCATTATACAGTGGTTCCTTGGCAAAACACTTGAGAAGCTCAGGAAGCACAGATGGTGGGACTATTCAGGATACAGATTCAATATTGACGGATATGTATGTCTGAGATTTTCGGTATTATGGGGAGTACTTGGCACAGTATCGGTTAAATGGCTTAACGGTCTTCTTCTGGATTTGCTTGGGCTGTTCCCGCATTTCATTGTTAAGGTTGTTATGATTGTGCTTGTATGTATACTTGTTGTTGATATGGTTACATCCGTATCAGCGTCATTGTATGGAGAGCATAAGAATGTCGAAGACAATGATGCAGGCAATGTGATACACAGTGGAATAATCAATGTTACATACAGACTTGGGCATTTTATTGTTGACCGCGTTGAACGAAGAGTTACGGGAGCGTATCCGAAGCTTAATGAAGAAAGAATTGAGACAGGGGCGGAAGAAAGCTTTGCAAGCGGCTGTAATTTTTATAAGCTGTTTCTTCTGTTTGTGACAGGAGCGTTCCTTGGAGATATTGTCGAGACATTATTCTGCCGTTACACGGCAGGCGTGTGGATGAGCCGCAGCAGTGTTGTCTGGGGACCGTTCAGCCTTGTCTGGGGAATAGCCATAGCTCTTGCAACTGCAATTCTTCATAAAGATAAAGACAAACCGGATTCGTACATTTTCATGATTGGAACAATACTTGGTGGTGTATATGAATATTCATGCAGCGTGTTTACGGAGATTGTATTTGGCAAAGTATTCTGGGATTACAGCCATATTCCATTTAATATAGGAGGACGTGTTAATCTGCTGTACTGCTTCTTCTGGGGAATAGCTGCTGTTGTATGGATAAAATGGCTTTATCCGCCGCTTTCGCATCTTATAGAGAGTATTCCTGATAAAATCGGGAAGATTATAACATGGGCACTTGTGGTGTTCATGGCATGTAATATAGTTGTTTCGATGATGGCACTTATAAGGTATGACCAGCGTTCTAATGGAACAGAGGCGTCATCCTCATGGCAGATTACAATGGACCGGATGTATGATGATGCTGCAATGCAGCGTATATATCCTAACGCAGTCAGCAGGTGA
- the pckA gene encoding phosphoenolpyruvate carboxykinase (ATP), with product MSKIDLSKYGITGTTEIVYNPSYETLFEEETKSGLEGFEKGQVSELGAVNVMTGIYTGRSPKDKFIVVDDNSKDTVWWTSDEYKNDNHPATQEAWAAVKDIAIKELSNKRLFVVDAFCGANKDTRMAIRFIVEVAWQAHFVRNMFIKPTAEELENFEPDFVVYNASKAKVENYKELGLNSETAVMFNITSKEQVIVNTWYGGEMKKGMFSMMNYFLPLKGMASMHCSANTDMNGENTAIFFGLSGTGKTTLSTDPKRLLIGDDEHGWDDNGVFNFEGGCYAKVINLDKDSEPDIYNAIKRNALLENVTLDADGKIDFADKSVTENTRVSYPIDHIKNIVRPISSAPAAKNVIFLSADAFGVLPPVSVLTPEQTQYYFLSGFTAKLAGTERGITEPTPTFSACFGQAFLELHPTKYAEELVKKMQKSGAKAYLVNTGWNGTGKRISIKDTRGIIDAILNGDILNAPTKKIPFFDFEVPTELPGVDTGILDPRDTYADASEWEKKAKDLASRFIKNFAKYEGNEAGKALVAAGPQL from the coding sequence ATGTCAAAAATTGATTTAAGCAAGTATGGTATTACTGGAACAACAGAGATCGTGTACAATCCTTCTTACGAGACATTATTCGAAGAAGAGACTAAGTCAGGTCTTGAAGGATTCGAGAAGGGACAGGTCAGCGAGCTTGGTGCTGTTAACGTAATGACAGGTATCTATACAGGTCGTTCACCTAAGGATAAGTTCATCGTTGTTGATGACAATTCAAAGGACACAGTTTGGTGGACATCTGACGAATACAAGAATGATAATCACCCGGCTACACAGGAAGCCTGGGCAGCAGTTAAGGATATCGCCATTAAGGAGCTTTCTAATAAGAGACTTTTCGTTGTAGATGCATTCTGTGGTGCTAACAAGGATACACGTATGGCTATCCGTTTCATCGTAGAAGTTGCTTGGCAGGCACATTTCGTAAGAAATATGTTCATTAAGCCTACAGCAGAAGAGCTTGAGAACTTCGAGCCTGATTTTGTTGTTTACAATGCTTCTAAGGCTAAGGTTGAGAACTACAAGGAGTTAGGTCTTAACTCAGAGACAGCAGTTATGTTCAACATAACAAGCAAGGAGCAGGTTATCGTTAATACATGGTACGGTGGAGAGATGAAGAAGGGTATGTTCTCTATGATGAACTACTTCCTTCCACTTAAGGGAATGGCTTCAATGCACTGCTCAGCCAACACAGATATGAACGGCGAGAATACAGCTATTTTCTTCGGTCTTTCAGGTACAGGTAAGACAACACTTTCAACAGATCCTAAGCGTCTCCTTATCGGTGATGACGAGCACGGCTGGGATGACAACGGTGTATTCAACTTTGAGGGCGGATGCTACGCTAAGGTTATCAACCTTGACAAGGATTCAGAGCCTGATATCTACAACGCTATCAAGCGCAACGCTCTTCTTGAGAACGTAACACTTGATGCTGACGGCAAGATTGATTTTGCTGATAAGAGCGTTACAGAGAATACTCGTGTATCTTACCCTATCGATCATATTAAGAACATTGTTCGCCCAATTTCTTCTGCTCCGGCAGCAAAGAACGTAATCTTCCTGTCAGCAGATGCATTCGGCGTACTTCCTCCTGTATCTGTTCTTACACCGGAGCAGACACAGTACTACTTCCTGTCAGGATTCACAGCTAAGCTTGCCGGTACAGAGCGTGGAATTACAGAGCCTACACCAACATTCTCAGCTTGCTTCGGTCAGGCATTCCTTGAGCTTCACCCAACAAAGTATGCTGAGGAGCTTGTTAAGAAGATGCAGAAGAGCGGCGCTAAGGCTTATCTTGTTAACACAGGATGGAACGGAACAGGCAAGCGTATCTCTATTAAGGATACACGTGGTATCATTGATGCTATCCTCAACGGTGATATTCTTAATGCTCCAACAAAGAAGATTCCTTTCTTTGACTTTGAGGTTCCAACAGAGCTTCCTGGTGTAGACACAGGTATCCTTGATCCTCGTGACACATACGCTGACGCTTCTGAGTGGGAAAAGAAGGCTAAGGATCTTGCTTCAAGGTTCATTAAGAACTTCGCTAAGTATGAAGGTAATGAAGCTGGTAAGGCACTTGTTGCTGCAGGTCCACAGCTCTAA
- a CDS encoding nitroreductase family protein, giving the protein MKQNGLMELLKTRRTYRRFDQTKKIPDDAVNDIVRAQQYASCGNNRQPLRYIVVRDEKLVDEIFGITRWAASLPPEQGQPKDGEHPVMFVVVLEDNKLKNAITGTDAGLAISNMTLAAWNHGIGSCIIANVKKDALKELLSIGEEYTVNCVVAFGYPTHKSTIVEVGNDEKLSYYLDDNRDYVVPRKKIEDVVKFM; this is encoded by the coding sequence ATGAAGCAGAATGGACTCATGGAGTTACTTAAGACAAGAAGAACATACAGAAGATTTGACCAGACAAAGAAGATTCCGGATGATGCGGTGAATGATATTGTGCGTGCACAGCAGTATGCATCATGCGGTAATAACAGACAGCCGTTAAGGTATATCGTTGTAAGAGACGAGAAGCTTGTTGACGAGATATTTGGAATAACAAGATGGGCTGCCTCTCTTCCACCTGAACAGGGACAGCCAAAGGACGGGGAGCATCCGGTTATGTTTGTTGTTGTGCTTGAGGATAATAAGCTTAAGAATGCAATAACCGGAACAGATGCAGGACTTGCAATCAGCAATATGACGCTTGCAGCATGGAATCACGGAATAGGAAGCTGCATAATTGCCAATGTTAAGAAGGATGCGCTGAAAGAACTGTTGTCAATAGGTGAAGAGTACACTGTCAACTGTGTTGTTGCTTTTGGATATCCTACACATAAGAGCACAATTGTGGAGGTCGGTAATGATGAGAAGCTCTCATATTATCTTGACGATAACAGGGATTATGTAGTTCCGCGCAAGAAGATAGAAGACGTTGTAAAGTTCATGTAG
- a CDS encoding CarD family transcriptional regulator, with protein MFEKGDMVVCGNNGVCRIEKISKLDSIDSEVLYYIMQPVYEKSSTVYIPVEGHSTPIRNIMTKDEAMDFIKKIPTISEIELAGDRERESQYKACMEPAQAEGWVRIIRTLYRRNEERAAAGKKTINMDERYMKMAKNCLYGELAVSLGMKKDEVEAFIESILDKDEENA; from the coding sequence ATGTTTGAAAAAGGAGATATGGTTGTATGTGGCAATAATGGTGTATGCCGCATAGAGAAGATATCAAAGCTGGACAGCATTGACAGTGAGGTGCTTTATTATATAATGCAGCCTGTATATGAAAAGAGCAGCACTGTGTATATTCCGGTTGAAGGGCATAGTACACCGATAAGAAATATTATGACAAAAGATGAGGCTATGGATTTTATAAAAAAGATACCGACGATAAGCGAGATTGAGCTGGCAGGCGACAGAGAAAGGGAATCACAGTACAAGGCGTGTATGGAGCCTGCACAGGCCGAGGGATGGGTGCGTATTATAAGGACTTTGTACAGACGTAATGAGGAGAGAGCGGCAGCCGGCAAGAAGACGATTAATATGGATGAACGCTATATGAAGATGGCTAAGAATTGCTTATATGGTGAATTAGCTGTATCATTAGGAATGAAGAAAGATGAGGTAGAAGCATTTATCGAGAGTATTCTTGATAAGGATGAGGAGAATGCTTAA
- a CDS encoding MATE family efflux transporter has translation MEGNAAGLRITDSVRRAAGQVQVMEKNLTSGSVFKTIVFFALPYLLSYFLQTLYGMADLFIIGQFGGVDGITAVSNGSQVMHMLTVILVGLAMGTTVMVGRAIGGRKNDKASAAIGNTITLFMTVAVVLTIVLLIAVRHIVIIIGTPAEAVSGTAGYLTICFIGIPFITAYNIISAIFRGLGDSKSPMYFIGIACIANIILDYVFMGALNTGPVGAALGTVLAQTLSVVIALISIKRKNTGIKLTKSDFIPDRNIMGDILKVGLPVAVQDGCIQVAFMIITVIANHRGITDAAAVGIVEKVISALFIVPSSMLAAVSALSAQNIGAGKPERAEKTLKYATMITTVYGIIVTVIIEIAAEAVLTMFTKDSGVIVMGSRYIRGYIFDCIFAGIHFSFTGYFCAYGKSYIGFIHNMAAIVLVRVPGSYLASRMFADTLLPM, from the coding sequence ATGGAGGGAAATGCCGCCGGACTTAGGATTACAGATTCAGTGCGCAGGGCGGCGGGACAAGTACAGGTCATGGAAAAGAATCTTACATCAGGCAGTGTATTTAAGACGATTGTATTTTTCGCACTGCCATATCTTCTGTCATATTTTTTACAGACATTGTATGGAATGGCGGATTTGTTCATTATAGGACAGTTTGGCGGAGTTGACGGAATAACTGCCGTATCCAACGGAAGTCAGGTTATGCATATGCTGACGGTAATTCTTGTCGGTCTTGCAATGGGAACAACGGTAATGGTCGGACGTGCCATAGGCGGTCGGAAAAATGATAAGGCGTCAGCAGCAATCGGCAATACGATTACTTTATTTATGACAGTGGCAGTTGTGCTTACTATAGTGCTTCTCATAGCGGTAAGACATATAGTTATTATAATAGGAACTCCGGCAGAGGCTGTCAGCGGTACAGCCGGCTATCTTACGATATGCTTTATCGGAATTCCGTTCATAACGGCGTACAATATTATAAGTGCCATATTCAGAGGTCTGGGTGACTCAAAAAGCCCGATGTATTTTATTGGGATAGCCTGCATTGCCAATATCATCCTTGATTATGTATTCATGGGTGCATTGAATACAGGTCCTGTGGGAGCGGCGCTCGGTACAGTGCTTGCGCAGACCTTAAGCGTAGTAATTGCGCTGATATCAATAAAGAGAAAGAATACGGGGATTAAGCTTACCAAATCAGACTTCATTCCCGACAGAAATATTATGGGAGACATCCTTAAGGTCGGACTTCCTGTGGCTGTTCAGGACGGATGTATTCAGGTAGCATTCATGATAATAACAGTAATAGCCAATCACAGGGGAATTACTGATGCGGCAGCAGTAGGTATTGTTGAAAAGGTTATAAGCGCCCTGTTTATCGTGCCATCATCGATGCTTGCAGCGGTATCTGCCCTGTCGGCACAGAATATAGGTGCCGGAAAGCCGGAAAGAGCCGAAAAGACGCTTAAGTATGCCACGATGATAACAACTGTATACGGAATAATAGTTACTGTCATCATAGAGATAGCCGCTGAAGCGGTGCTTACGATGTTTACTAAGGACAGCGGCGTAATAGTTATGGGAAGCCGGTATATAAGAGGATACATATTTGACTGTATATTTGCAGGCATACATTTCAGCTTTACAGGATATTTCTGTGCTTACGGCAAATCCTACATAGGGTTTATCCACAATATGGCAGCGATAGTGCTTGTCAGAGTTCCCGGCTCGTATCTTGCGTCAAGAATGTTTGCAGATACGCTGCTGCCTATGTGA